The window GGACCGGGCGCTCTTCGTCGGCGATTCCGAGCGCGACGCCGTGACCGCGGAGCGCGCGGGCACGGACTACGCGTGGGTGAGCGACCTCCTCGACTGACGCACCGACTGCGACTCAGTCGCCGGCGTCGTCGCGGTCGGCGTCCGCCGTCTCGCTTCCCGTCTCGGTCGCTCGGTCCGCGCCGCCGTCGCCGGCCTCGGTTCGTTTCGCGTAGAGCGCGACGACGACGGCGGTGAGAAACCAGATCGGCGCGCCGACGCGGACCGCGAACGCGGCGCGGGCCCCCCACGTTTCGAGTGGGACGAATCCGGAGAGGACGGCGACGACCGGCGCGCCGACGAGGATGGTGACGACGAACGTGGTCTGCATCACCCAGCCGTAGTCGACGCCTTCGTAGTCGGCCCGCTCGACGGGTTGCACGACCCGCATTCCGCGCCGAACGGACAAATCGGTGGCGGTCCGCGCCGCGGACGCCGCGGTGAGACGGGTCGCGGCGGCCGCCGCGGACGCCTAAGCGCGCGTGGCAAAAAGCCGGGTATCTGCGCCGAATGCGGCGATTTTAACCGGTCGCACCGGCGTGTTCGAGACATGACCACGACGCGGGGACTCCGGGATCGCGAGGAGCCGATCACGATGTTGACCGCCTACGACGCGCCGACCGCGGCGATCGTCGACGAGGCGGGTGTCGACGCCGTCCTCGTGGGCGACAGCATGGGCAACGCCGCCTTAGGCTACGACTCGACGCTCCCCGTCACGTTCGCCGAGGTCGCGAGCCGCACCGCCGCGGTCGCCCGCGCGACCGAGGACGCCCTCGTCGTCGCCGACATGCCCTTTCTCTCCTTCGGAGTCGACGAGGCGGAGTCGGTGCGCAACGCCGGCCGGCTGCTGAAGGAGGCGAACGCCGACGCGGTGAAAATCGAGAGCGGCTCGCACACCGTCGAGATGACGCGCCGCATGACGGACGTGGGGATCCCCGTGATGGCGCACCTCGGCTTGACGCCCCAGCACGTCAACCGCCTCGGCGGCTACACCCGGCAGGGGACCGACAGGGACGCCGCAGAAGAGATAATCGACCTCGCCGGCGCACACGCCGAGGCGGGGGCGTTCGCCCTGGTGTTGGAACACGTTCCCGCGAACCTCGCGGGAGCCGTCACCGAAGCGCTCGCGATTCCGACGATCGGGATCGGCGCAGGCCCCGACTGCGACGGACAAGTGCTCGTGATCAACGACGCGGTCGGACTGGACGAGTGGGCACCGCCCTTCTCCCGGCAGTTCGGCGACGTGCGCGGCGAGATGCTCGACGCCGTCGAGGCGTACAAAGAGGCCGTGACGAGCGGGGCGTTCCCGGCCGCTGAGCACTCGCACGTCGAAGACGATCTCGACGACTTGTACTGACACGGCGCGCCGCGGTCGGCGTGGGGTATATACGCGTCAGCGGCCTACTTTCGCGCGTGACAACCCGGACCATCCGCGCCCGCGACCGGCCGGTGTTCGGCGTCGACGTGCAAAGCGGCGACGTTCGCGGCGACGACCCCTCCTACGCCCTCGTGATACTGGATCCGGTCGACGACGAGGACCCGGACGCGGCGGACGTCGACTTCGACGGTCCCGTGGCGCGGGTGACTCGCGACGTCGTCTCGTTCCGAAAGCTCTGTCGGCTGATCGACGACCGCGAGCCGCTGTACGTCGCCACCGACAACGCCTACGAGCTGGCGGCCGACAAAGGCGAGCTGGTGGAGTTCCTGCGATCGCTTCCGGACGGCACCCGACTCGTGCAGGTGACGGGCGCCGAGCGCCCGGAGCCGCTCTCTCGGGTCGCCTCCAGACACGGGATCCCATACGGGAAAGATCCGATGGAGGAGGCGGAGGCGGCCGCACGGCTCGCCGCGGCCAACGTCGGCCACGAGGTGACCGCGTTCACGGACGAAACCCAAGTGAAGGTGTCGCGTGGCCGTTCGACCGGAAAGGGCGGGTGGAGTCAAGACCGGTACACGCGCCGGATCCACGGTAACGTCCGGAAGCGGACGCGACAGGTGCAATCGAAGCTGAAGGAGACAAACCTCGAGTTCGACCGCGAGGTGACGGAGAAGTACGGCGGCTACGCGAACGCCGTCTTTACCGTCGAGGCTCGACCGGAGGAGATCCCGGTCTCGAACTCGCGGGCGGGCGACGTGCGCGTCGAGGTCGAGCGCGAGCGCCGCGACGGGATCGAGTACGAGCCGCTGGTGCAGCGTCGCGACCGCGTCATCGTCGGTATCGACCCCGGCACCACCACCGCGGCCGCCGTGGTCGGCCTCGACGGCACCGTCCACGCGCTCTACTCCTCGCGGACGGCCGACACCGCGGACGTGACCGAGTGGATAATCGAGCAGGGGCGGCCGATCATCGTCGCCGCAGACGTGGTGCCGATGCCGGAGACGGTCGAGAAGTTCCGCCGCTCGTTCGACGCCGCGGGCTGGCGACCCACCACTGACCTCCCGGTCGACGAGAAGCTCCACCGCACCCGCAAGGCGAGCTACGCGAACGACCACGAGCGCGACGCGCTGGCGGCGGCGCTGTACGCGTACGACGACCACGCGGACCAGTTCGACCGGATCGCGGCGAAGACCCCGCCGCGACTCGACCGCGAGGCGGTCATCGCGGGCGTCGTCGCCGGGGACTCATCAGTCGAGGCCGTCATCGCCGACCTGAGCGAGGACGACGGGAGCGGCGGCGGAGAGGGCGACGCCGACGCGGACGAGTCAGATCCCACCGAACCAGAGCGCACCGAAGAAGAGGAGACGATCCGGCGGCTGCGCGAGCGCGTCGACCGGCTGGAGTCACACGCCGAGTCGCTCGAAGACGACCTCGCCGAGCGGGACGAGCGCGTCGAGGAACTGGAGGCCGAACTGGAGGAGGCCAAACGCGAAGAGCGGATCGAGGCGCGTACCCGGCGAGCCGTCTCCCGGCTCGAACGCGAGACCGACCGACTGGAGCGCGAGCGCGACGAGGCCCGCGAGCGCGTCGAGGAACTGGAGCGGAAGGTGGAGACGTTAAAAGAGCTGTGGCGGCTCGACCACTCCAACTTCGGCGACGTCGCCGAGGGTCGCGGGCTCGCGAGCGTGAAGGTCGTAGAGCAGTTCACTCTCGACGCGTTGGAGGCGGCCGACGAGGCGTACGGGCTCGTCTCCGGCGACGTCGTGTACCTCCGTGACGCCTCCGGAGCCGGTCGGCGGACCGCAGAGCGGCTGGCGGAGACGGAGCCGCGGGCCGTGATCCGCGACGGGAACCTCTCTGAGGTGGCCGATCAGGTCCTGTTTGATCACGACGTACCGGTCGTACCGGCCGACTCGGTCCCCGTCCGCGAGGTCGACGAACTGGCGGTCGCGGAGGAGGCCGCGCTCGACGCGGCGCTCGACGACTGGGAGAAGCGCGCGGAGCGGCGACGGACGGCGGAAAAACAGGAGCACCTCGATCAGATCATCTCCGAGCACCGAGCGGGGCGGACGCTGCCAGAGACGGAAGAGTAGCGGAGCCGGCGACGAGTAGCGAGGCGGTTCGGCGCGGGCGGGGCCGCCGCCGTCGCGTCGCAGTGCGCTTCCAGAAGTCATATGTCCGGTAACGCACAGTCGAGGGTATGGACGCACACGAGCTGATCACCCGGAACGCGGCCGAGGTGGTCACCGAGGAGGAGATCGAGGCGCTGGCCGACGACCCCGACGGGAAGCGGGCGTACGTCGGCTACGAGCCCTCGGGCGTGCTCCACATCGGGCACATGCTCACCGCGAACAAGCTCATCGACCTCCAAGCGGCCGGATTCGAGGTGACGGTCCTTTTGGCCGACGTGCACGCGTACCTCAACGACAAGGGCTCGTTCGAGGAGATCCGCCACACCGCAGAGCGGATGCGCGACCAGTTCATCGCCTACGGGCTCGACGAGTCGAACACCCAGTTCGTCCTCGGATCCGACTTCCAGCTCGACGACGACTATACCCTCGATCTGCACGCGTTAGAGCTGGAGACGACGCTCGCGCGGGCCGAGCGCGCGATGGCCGAGATCACCTCGGGCGACTCTGTGAAGGTGTCGCAGGCGGTGTACCCGCTGATGCAGGCGCTCGACATCCCGTACCTCGGCGTCGACCTCGCGATCGGCGGGATGGAACAGCGCAAGGTCCATATGCTCGCGCGCGACGTGCTCCCGAGCATCGACCGCGAGCCGCCGACGAGCCTCCACACGCCGCTCATCGCCGACCTCGCGACCGGACGCGGGAAGATGTCCTCCAGTACGGGCGTCACCATCTCGATGGAGGACTCCCGTTCGGACATCGAGTCGAAGGTGAACGACGCGTACTGCCCGCCGACGGCTGACCCCGAGCCGACCGACGAGGGCGAAGAACGGGAGAATCCCGTCCTGCAGGTGTTCGAGTACCATGTGTTCCCGCGATTCGACACCGTTCGCGTCGAGCGCCCCGAGGAGTACGGCGGAGACCTGACCTACGACGCGTACGACGCGCTCGAAGCGGATCTGGAGTCCGGGGAACTCCACCCTGCGGACGCGAAGGGCGCGCTCGCCGAGTACCTCGACCGACTCATCGCGCCGGGACGCGAACAGCTAGCAGAGTAGACGGCCTCAGTCGTGTGTTTTCGTCGCGGTGTGACCGCCGATCTGACAGGACCCGTCCAGACAGCTCCGGCCGGCGGCCGTCTCGAATATCGGTAATCCGCAGTCGCACTCGTCGACGACGACGCCGGAGGGGATAGAGAGCGTCGTCTCGCAGGCGGGGCTCTCGCAGGCGAGGTACACCCGACCCGGCGCGAACTCGACGGTCAGCGACCCCTCGCAGTCGGGGCAGTCCCAGACGCGGTCGAACCGCTCGCTGACGGCCGCTTCCATCGGGTCGCACGCCGGGTCGAGACAGAGGTGAAACGGCTCTCCCCGCTCGACGCGTATCTTCGGGAGCCCGCAGTCGTCACACGTCGCGTCCGTGACGCTCGCGCCCGCCGGGAGCCCCCAGCGGTTCTCGCAGTCGAGACATATCACGTCGCCGCGCGAGCGCACGAGCGGCCCGCCGTCTGCCGGACAGGTGCCGACGGGCACGCCAGCCACCGTGACGGGGAGCGCGCGGCTCGCCGTCGCCTCCGTCGAGACGATTCGGAGGCGGCGGCCGCCGTCGCGGACGGTAACGGAGAAGCCCGCGCCGTCGCCCTCGACAACGACGCTCTCGGGGCGGGTGAGCCACGCGACCGGCTGGTAGCCGTCGGCGTCGTGGACGAGCGTGGTGTCGTCCGGTTTGATCAGGACGACGACGCGCCCGCGATAGCTGCGCGAGCGGTCGCCCTGTTCGGTCACCTGACAGTCGCCTGCGAGCACGCGGAGTCGTTCCGGCATACCCCGGCTGGCCGCGGTATCGGTGTTAAGCGGTCGGCGGGGATCTGAGGGGTGGCCGCCGAGCCGGGACGCTACTCGACCCGAACCGTCCGGGTCGACCTGACCGGCATCAGCGGGAGGTCGGGGTAGACGACCTCGACGACGAACTCCAGTTCGTCTGCCTCTGGCGGCCCGAACACGCCGACCGGCACCGTCGTCTCCCCGTCGAGATACGTCGTCTGGGCGGTCATCTCCACGTCGTTGACGGTCACACGGATTCCCGTGCGGGCGTGGCCGGAGACGGTCGAAACCGCGATCTCACACAGCTCGTTTTCGCCGACCGCGACGGTGTCCGGGAACGACCCCCAGTCGACGTCGATCCGAGGACACTCCCGCGCGGCGTCGACGATCCGCTCGGCGACGGAGCCGCTCACGCCGGCGTTCTCAAGCGCGCTCGCGCCGGCGTCGACGACGGCTGCCGGCGAGGTGAGCCCGGCGTTCGCGAGCCGCTCGGCACGGCCGGACCCGACGCCGTCGATCGCCGTGAGCGCGACGGCCTCCCGGGAGACCCCGTGTTCGACGCGCGCTTCGACGCGGGCTGCGAGGTTGGCCGCGCGCGGGCCGGCGAACCGGTCGAGGAACTCGGCGAGCGCGGCGAGCAGCCGGAGCGCGTTCTGGCGGATCACCCACGCGTCGGAGCGGAGGTCCGAAGGGATCGAGTCTTCCATGCCCGCGATCAGGATGGCGAACACCTTGCGGTGGCCGTCTTCCAGATCGGTGTCGCGGCCGTCGAGGATCCGGTCTATCGCGTCCGACTCGGCCGCGCGCGCGGAGACCGAGTCGAACTCGCCGGCGGCCGCGACGGTCGCCAGCAGCCGGTCGACGGTCAGCGTCTCCCGCTCCGCGAGCCGGTGGAACCGCCGTGCCGTGTCGAGTCGGAGGTAGTACTTCGAGGCGAGCCGTCCGAGCGCCGTCGGTTCGATCGCGAGGTCGTCGGCGGTGAGGAACCCATCGTCGACGAGCGAGTCGAGGGTGTCGCGGACGCGGTCGCGCAGCGTCGCGAACTCGTACGACTCTGGTTCCGACTGCGCGCGGACGTAATAAAAGGTCGTCTCTAGCCACTCCATCACGTCTTCGACTCCCTGTATCGTCCCCATCGCGACCTCCGCGTTGAGGTGTGACTCCAGCTCGCCGGCGAGCCGCGACTCGATCGGCTTGCCCTCCGCCAACAGCTCGCGGTACCGGTCGGCGTCGCCGCGGTCACAGACGACCCAGCCGTAGCCCACGTCGTCGTAGCCCGGCCGCCCCGCTCGTCCGAGCATCTGGAGCACGTCGAGCGGCGAGATGTCCGTCTCGCCCTCCAGCGGGTCGTGGTACTTCGTGTCGCGGATAACGACGCAGCGCGCCGGGAGGTTCACCCCCCATGCGAGCGTCGAGGTCGAAAACAGTAGCTTGATCTTCCCCTGTTTGAACCACTCCTCGACGCGGTCGCGGTCGTCTTTCCCGAGCCCGGCGTGGTGGAAGCCGACGCCGTCGGTGACCGACTGG is drawn from Halorubrum sp. BV1 and contains these coding sequences:
- a CDS encoding DUF5822 domain-containing protein, translating into MQPVERADYEGVDYGWVMQTTFVVTILVGAPVVAVLSGFVPLETWGARAAFAVRVGAPIWFLTAVVVALYAKRTEAGDGGADRATETGSETADADRDDAGD
- the panB gene encoding 3-methyl-2-oxobutanoate hydroxymethyltransferase, with the translated sequence MTTTRGLRDREEPITMLTAYDAPTAAIVDEAGVDAVLVGDSMGNAALGYDSTLPVTFAEVASRTAAVARATEDALVVADMPFLSFGVDEAESVRNAGRLLKEANADAVKIESGSHTVEMTRRMTDVGIPVMAHLGLTPQHVNRLGGYTRQGTDRDAAEEIIDLAGAHAEAGAFALVLEHVPANLAGAVTEALAIPTIGIGAGPDCDGQVLVINDAVGLDEWAPPFSRQFGDVRGEMLDAVEAYKEAVTSGAFPAAEHSHVEDDLDDLY
- a CDS encoding DUF460 domain-containing protein, translated to MTTRTIRARDRPVFGVDVQSGDVRGDDPSYALVILDPVDDEDPDAADVDFDGPVARVTRDVVSFRKLCRLIDDREPLYVATDNAYELAADKGELVEFLRSLPDGTRLVQVTGAERPEPLSRVASRHGIPYGKDPMEEAEAAARLAAANVGHEVTAFTDETQVKVSRGRSTGKGGWSQDRYTRRIHGNVRKRTRQVQSKLKETNLEFDREVTEKYGGYANAVFTVEARPEEIPVSNSRAGDVRVEVERERRDGIEYEPLVQRRDRVIVGIDPGTTTAAAVVGLDGTVHALYSSRTADTADVTEWIIEQGRPIIVAADVVPMPETVEKFRRSFDAAGWRPTTDLPVDEKLHRTRKASYANDHERDALAAALYAYDDHADQFDRIAAKTPPRLDREAVIAGVVAGDSSVEAVIADLSEDDGSGGGEGDADADESDPTEPERTEEEETIRRLRERVDRLESHAESLEDDLAERDERVEELEAELEEAKREERIEARTRRAVSRLERETDRLERERDEARERVEELERKVETLKELWRLDHSNFGDVAEGRGLASVKVVEQFTLDALEAADEAYGLVSGDVVYLRDASGAGRRTAERLAETEPRAVIRDGNLSEVADQVLFDHDVPVVPADSVPVREVDELAVAEEAALDAALDDWEKRAERRRTAEKQEHLDQIISEHRAGRTLPETEE
- a CDS encoding tyrosine--tRNA ligase, translated to MDAHELITRNAAEVVTEEEIEALADDPDGKRAYVGYEPSGVLHIGHMLTANKLIDLQAAGFEVTVLLADVHAYLNDKGSFEEIRHTAERMRDQFIAYGLDESNTQFVLGSDFQLDDDYTLDLHALELETTLARAERAMAEITSGDSVKVSQAVYPLMQALDIPYLGVDLAIGGMEQRKVHMLARDVLPSIDREPPTSLHTPLIADLATGRGKMSSSTGVTISMEDSRSDIESKVNDAYCPPTADPEPTDEGEERENPVLQVFEYHVFPRFDTVRVERPEEYGGDLTYDAYDALEADLESGELHPADAKGALAEYLDRLIAPGREQLAE
- a CDS encoding endonuclease NucS domain-containing protein produces the protein MPERLRVLAGDCQVTEQGDRSRSYRGRVVVLIKPDDTTLVHDADGYQPVAWLTRPESVVVEGDGAGFSVTVRDGGRRLRIVSTEATASRALPVTVAGVPVGTCPADGGPLVRSRGDVICLDCENRWGLPAGASVTDATCDDCGLPKIRVERGEPFHLCLDPACDPMEAAVSERFDRVWDCPDCEGSLTVEFAPGRVYLACESPACETTLSIPSGVVVDECDCGLPIFETAAGRSCLDGSCQIGGHTATKTHD
- a CDS encoding DEAD/DEAH box helicase — its product is MKVADAVPEFADAFGFEEFNRMQREALPGILDTDHNVVASAPTASGKTALAELAICKTLAAGGTALFVAPLRALTNEKESEWDRFEELGYSVYVVSGERDLNPRRAERADVLVTTPEKADSATRKHDSARYSFITDVDCVVIDEVHLLDSEKRGAVLEVTVSRLRRLQDPRIVALSATMPNVDDVAAWLDAPAETTYEFGDEYRPVDLETGVKTYSHGSNAFADKYRRLYRALDLAEPHVREDGQALVFVSSRQDTVQAAKKARDEITERDIPIDSRGDYDFHTEATELTNDTLRQSVTDGVGFHHAGLGKDDRDRVEEWFKQGKIKLLFSTSTLAWGVNLPARCVVIRDTKYHDPLEGETDISPLDVLQMLGRAGRPGYDDVGYGWVVCDRGDADRYRELLAEGKPIESRLAGELESHLNAEVAMGTIQGVEDVMEWLETTFYYVRAQSEPESYEFATLRDRVRDTLDSLVDDGFLTADDLAIEPTALGRLASKYYLRLDTARRFHRLAERETLTVDRLLATVAAAGEFDSVSARAAESDAIDRILDGRDTDLEDGHRKVFAILIAGMEDSIPSDLRSDAWVIRQNALRLLAALAEFLDRFAGPRAANLAARVEARVEHGVSREAVALTAIDGVGSGRAERLANAGLTSPAAVVDAGASALENAGVSGSVAERIVDAARECPRIDVDWGSFPDTVAVGENELCEIAVSTVSGHARTGIRVTVNDVEMTAQTTYLDGETTVPVGVFGPPEADELEFVVEVVYPDLPLMPVRSTRTVRVE